Proteins encoded together in one Cetobacterium somerae ATCC BAA-474 window:
- a CDS encoding methylaspartate mutase subunit E, translating to MNLKFKKWTDEEFFKVREEVLKQWPTGADVNLEEAVAYHKALPEHKNFAKKLIDAKAKNITLAQPRAGVALIEQHIELLNFLDKEGGADLLPSTIDSYTRQNKYENCEKGIEESKKAGRSLLNGFPGVNHGVKGCREVVEAVNLPLQLRHGTPDARLLSEIMLAAGYTSNEGGGISYNIPYAKSVSLEQTIRDWQYCDRLVGWYEEQGVSINREPFGPLTGTLVPPSISNAVQIIECLLAAEQGVKNITLGYGQCGNLVQDVAAVRSMMEQAEEYCKEFGYENMQLTSVFHQWMGGFPEDEAKAFGVISNGASAAALAGATKVIVKTPHEAIGVPTKEANAMGIRATKMVLNLLRGQNLPNSEEVQFEKDMIKREVKQIIDKVLELGNGDLAVGTVKAFEQGVLDIPFAPSKYNAGKMLPARDNNGMIRYLNAGNLPLSEDIKAFHTAKLQERADFEGREISFQMTVDDIFAVGKGTLIGRPATK from the coding sequence ATGAATTTAAAATTTAAAAAATGGACTGATGAAGAGTTCTTTAAAGTAAGAGAAGAGGTTTTAAAGCAGTGGCCAACAGGGGCGGATGTAAATTTAGAGGAAGCTGTAGCTTATCATAAAGCTTTACCTGAGCACAAAAACTTCGCTAAAAAATTAATAGATGCAAAAGCAAAAAATATAACTTTAGCTCAACCAAGAGCAGGAGTTGCTTTAATTGAGCAACATATTGAGTTATTAAATTTCTTAGATAAAGAGGGTGGAGCTGATTTATTACCATCTACAATAGATTCTTACACAAGACAAAATAAATATGAGAACTGTGAAAAAGGAATTGAAGAATCTAAAAAAGCAGGAAGATCATTATTAAATGGATTCCCAGGTGTAAACCACGGAGTTAAAGGTTGTAGAGAAGTTGTAGAAGCGGTAAACTTACCTTTACAATTAAGACACGGAACTCCAGATGCTAGATTATTATCAGAGATAATGCTAGCTGCTGGATATACATCAAACGAGGGTGGAGGAATATCTTACAACATTCCTTATGCAAAATCAGTAAGTTTAGAGCAAACAATAAGAGATTGGCAATATTGTGATAGATTAGTTGGATGGTACGAAGAGCAAGGAGTTTCTATCAATAGAGAACCATTTGGACCATTAACAGGAACATTAGTTCCACCATCAATTTCAAATGCTGTTCAAATCATTGAGTGTTTACTAGCTGCTGAGCAAGGAGTTAAAAATATTACTTTAGGATATGGACAATGTGGAAACTTAGTACAAGACGTTGCTGCAGTAAGATCTATGATGGAGCAAGCTGAAGAGTACTGTAAAGAGTTTGGTTATGAAAATATGCAATTAACTTCTGTATTCCACCAGTGGATGGGAGGATTCCCTGAAGATGAGGCTAAAGCCTTTGGAGTTATTTCAAATGGAGCATCAGCAGCAGCATTAGCGGGAGCAACAAAAGTTATCGTAAAAACACCTCACGAGGCTATCGGAGTACCAACAAAAGAAGCTAACGCAATGGGAATCAGAGCAACAAAAATGGTATTAAACTTATTAAGAGGACAAAATTTACCAAACTCTGAAGAAGTTCAATTTGAAAAAGATATGATAAAAAGAGAAGTTAAGCAAATTATCGATAAAGTACTTGAGTTAGGAAACGGAGATTTAGCAGTAGGAACTGTTAAAGCATTCGAGCAGGGAGTTTTAGATATTCCGTTTGCACCATCAAAGTATAATGCAGGAAAAATGTTACCAGCAAGAGATAATAATGGAATGATTAGATATTTAAATGCAGGAAACTTACCTTTATCAGAGGATATAAAAGCTTTCCATACTGCTAAATTACAAGAAAGAGCAGATTTTGAAGGAAGAGAAATAAGTTTCCAAATGACAGTAGATGATATATTTGCTGTAGGAAAAGGAACATTAATTGGAAGACCAGCAACAAAATAA
- the glmL gene encoding methylaspartate mutase accessory protein GlmL: MKCYLTIDFGSTYTKLTAIDLVGERILATAKDITTVEDDIMIGFDKAYEKLVKEIEKEIPISQVEFVDKIACSSAAGGLKMVAIGLVPELTAEAAKKAALGAGARVMKTYSYELNSREMEEIKNSPIDIILLAGGTDGGNKECIIHNARLVVEHDIRKPIIVAGNKAASDEIERIFSEAGLDYYMADNVMPKINKLNVEPAREEIRKVFMNKIIEAKGMKKAESFISGILMPTPAAVLKAAEVLSEGTDEEDGIGDLIIVDIGGATTDIHSIGKGDPSKPGVLLKGLEDPVAKRTVEGDLGMRYSAISLLEAAGTRKIRNYLNDVDKKWDVKGHCNYRHDHIKMVPQTKEEILFDEAMAKVATELSMTRHCGVLECIYTPMGTMFNQSGKDLLNAPYIIGTGGVIVHSENPRGILEAGKFNPAEPIYLKPENPKFMVDKTYILSSMGLLAQKEPDLAIKIMKKYLIEV, from the coding sequence ATGAAATGTTATCTAACTATTGACTTTGGTAGTACATATACAAAGTTAACAGCGATAGATTTAGTAGGAGAAAGAATTCTAGCAACTGCTAAAGATATAACAACTGTAGAAGATGATATAATGATTGGTTTTGATAAAGCTTATGAGAAACTTGTAAAAGAAATTGAGAAAGAAATTCCAATATCACAAGTTGAATTTGTGGACAAAATAGCATGTTCATCAGCAGCTGGTGGATTGAAAATGGTTGCAATCGGATTAGTTCCAGAACTGACAGCTGAAGCAGCGAAAAAAGCAGCTTTAGGAGCAGGGGCAAGAGTTATGAAAACATACTCATACGAATTAAACTCTCGTGAGATGGAAGAGATTAAAAACTCTCCAATAGATATAATTCTTTTAGCTGGTGGAACAGACGGTGGAAACAAAGAGTGTATAATACATAATGCTAGATTGGTAGTTGAGCATGATATAAGAAAGCCAATTATTGTAGCAGGAAATAAAGCAGCATCAGACGAAATAGAAAGAATTTTTTCTGAGGCAGGATTAGATTATTATATGGCTGACAACGTTATGCCAAAAATAAATAAACTTAACGTTGAACCAGCTCGTGAAGAAATAAGAAAAGTATTCATGAATAAGATAATAGAAGCAAAAGGAATGAAGAAGGCTGAAAGTTTTATCAGCGGAATATTAATGCCAACTCCAGCAGCGGTATTAAAAGCGGCAGAAGTGCTATCTGAAGGAACAGATGAAGAGGATGGAATAGGAGATTTGATAATAGTTGATATTGGTGGTGCAACTACTGATATTCATTCGATTGGAAAAGGTGATCCGTCTAAACCTGGAGTTCTGTTAAAAGGATTAGAAGATCCTGTTGCAAAAAGAACTGTTGAAGGAGATTTAGGAATGAGATATTCAGCAATCTCTTTATTGGAAGCAGCTGGAACTAGAAAAATAAGAAATTATTTAAATGATGTAGACAAAAAATGGGATGTAAAAGGTCACTGTAACTACAGACATGATCATATAAAAATGGTTCCTCAAACAAAAGAAGAAATTTTGTTTGATGAAGCAATGGCCAAAGTTGCAACAGAGTTATCGATGACTAGACATTGTGGAGTTTTAGAGTGTATATACACTCCTATGGGAACAATGTTTAACCAAAGTGGTAAAGATCTTTTAAATGCACCTTATATAATAGGAACTGGGGGAGTTATCGTTCATAGTGAGAATCCGAGAGGGATTTTAGAAGCAGGAAAATTTAATCCAGCAGAACCGATATATTTAAAACCAGAAAATCCAAAATTTATGGTAGATAAAACATATATTCTATCATCTATGGGATTATTAGCTCAAAAAGAGCCGGATTTAGCGATAAAAATAATGAAAAAATATCTGATTGAAGTATAA
- the glmS gene encoding methylaspartate mutase subunit S — protein sequence MKNGKKVVIGVIGSDCHAVGNKIIHHVLESNGFEVINIGVLSPQIDFINAAVETKADAIIVSSLYGHGELDCQGMREKCEEAGLKDILLYVGGNIVVGKQDWSDVESRFKAMGFNRVYRPGTPIELTTEDLKSDLGI from the coding sequence ATGAAAAATGGAAAGAAAGTAGTAATTGGTGTAATTGGTTCTGACTGTCATGCAGTAGGAAATAAAATTATACACCACGTATTAGAGAGCAACGGATTTGAAGTAATCAATATAGGAGTTTTATCTCCACAAATTGATTTCATTAATGCTGCAGTAGAAACAAAGGCTGATGCAATAATCGTATCATCTTTATATGGACATGGGGAATTAGATTGTCAAGGGATGAGAGAAAAGTGTGAAGAAGCTGGATTAAAAGATATCTTACTTTATGTTGGAGGAAACATTGTTGTTGGAAAACAAGATTGGTCAGATGTAGAATCTAGATTTAAAGCTATGGGATTCAATAGAGTTTATAGACCAGGAACTCCAATTGAACTAACAACAGAAGATTTAAAATCAGATTTAGGAATTTAA
- the rimP gene encoding ribosome maturation factor RimP produces the protein MEETLLKIEKVVIPAIEKREVDLVDLEYIQEGGYLYVRIFIEKPEGDITLEDCGALSNDIDEAIDALIPHKFFLEVSSPGVERPLKKESDFVRFNGEKIKVSLKHKLNDNKNFEGIIEDFKDETLFLNIKGETLEIPFKEIKKANIVFDFSDI, from the coding sequence ATGGAAGAAACTCTTTTAAAAATAGAAAAAGTTGTTATTCCAGCTATCGAAAAAAGAGAAGTTGATTTAGTTGACTTGGAATATATTCAAGAAGGTGGATATTTATACGTACGTATTTTTATAGAAAAACCTGAAGGTGACATTACTCTTGAAGATTGCGGTGCTCTTAGCAACGATATTGATGAAGCTATTGATGCTTTAATTCCTCATAAGTTCTTTTTAGAGGTTTCTTCTCCAGGAGTTGAAAGACCTTTAAAGAAAGAATCTGACTTTGTTAGATTTAACGGTGAGAAAATTAAAGTTAGTTTAAAGCATAAGCTTAATGATAACAAGAATTTTGAAGGTATTATTGAAGATTTTAAAGATGAAACACTTTTCTTAAATATAAAAGGTGAAACTCTTGAAATACCTTTTAAAGAGATTAAAAAAGCAAATATTGTCTTTGATTTTAGTGATATTTAA